In Gadus macrocephalus chromosome 4, ASM3116895v1, the following proteins share a genomic window:
- the LOC132456614 gene encoding zinc finger protein 239-like translates to MSSHSRELRSLSVYGQGEGPLAVDGHDTLFAASELEALSSLSADHSEANSLNCSVQLVRLEELTGHQGGRKGRPGVLCGKVIPNNANMIVHMRTHSGEKPYRCDQCTKRFSQSEHLKTHMKTHTGEKPYGCDQCTKRFSEKGKLKNHMRTHTGKKPYRCDQCTKRFCNGSTLKIHMRTHTGEKPYGCDQCIKRYSHKGNLDIHMRIHSGEKPYRCDQCAKRYSHSTNLKIHMRTHTGEKPYRCDQCTKRFSVSGHLKSHMRTHTGEKPYRCDQCTKRFSVSGHLKIHMRTHTGEKPYRCDQCTKRFGQSSSLRGHMKTHTGEKPYSFDHSG, encoded by the coding sequence atgtcaagtcacagcAGGGAGCTGCGCAGCCTGAGCGTatacggacaaggggagggccctctggcagtggacggccatgacaccctctttgccgcgtcagaactggaggccttgagctcgctgtccgctGACCACAGCGAGGCCAAcagcctgaactgcagcgtgcagctcgtccgccttgaggagctgactgggcatcagggcggccgcaagggccggcccggtgtcttgtgtggaaaggttattcccaacaatgccaatatgatcgtccacatgaggactcactccggggagaagccctacaggtgtgaccaatgcacgaaacGCTTCAGTCAAAGTGAACACCTGAAGACccacatgaagactcacaccggggagaagccctacgggtgcgaccaatgcacgaagcgcttcagtgaGAAAGGCAAgctgaagaaccacatgaggactcacaccggcaagaagccctacaggtgtgaccaatgcacaaagcgcTTCTGTAACGGCTccaccctgaagatccacatgaggactcacaccggcgagaagccctacgggtgcgaccaatgcatcAAGCGCTACAGTCACAAAGGCAACCTGGACATCCACATGAGgattcactccggggagaagccctacaggtgtgaccaatgcgcaaaGCGCTACAGTCACAGCACCAACCtcaagatccacatgaggacccacaccggcgagaagccctacaggtgtgaccaatgcacgaagcgcttcagtgtaAGTGgacacctgaagagccacatgaggacccacaccggcgagaagccctacaggtgtgaccaatgcacgaagcgcttcagtgtaAGTGgacacctgaagatccacatgaggacccacaccggcgagaagccctacaggtgtgaccaatgcacgaagcgcttcggCCAGAGCTCGTCCCTGAGGGgccacatgaagactcacacGGGGGAAAAGCCCTACAGTTTCGACCATTcagggtag